One window of the Glycocaulis alkaliphilus genome contains the following:
- a CDS encoding helix-turn-helix domain-containing protein, with protein MIETSYFNTRGIAPAGRFAAWRENIGVVFDVSPHDRTSEERFCARVDSFLLDGIVINHCRLGAQRFSRSAARIARDGIDHYQIHVFLRGSVEMECGSRCIGAGAGDFVVLDHGDTFSSRTTDYEILNVFIPRRRLAPLLKAPDSVHGHVFDSDSGAGRLLRDYIVSLCQVSGGLSLAEAPTAAQPLVELAALAMNGSMVPVEDPPGIADHTLLLKAQTYIKDNLSLLSLGPERVAHAAGVSRARLYRLFEPCGGIACYIREMRLRRAFTDLASPASQHRQIADIAYAWGFADAAHFSRCFRARFGVSPSCIRSSHADASPVDVRVSQEFGDTKYAFWIGAIA; from the coding sequence TTGATCGAAACGTCGTATTTCAATACGCGCGGCATCGCGCCTGCGGGCAGATTTGCTGCGTGGCGCGAGAATATCGGTGTGGTTTTTGATGTCAGCCCGCATGACCGGACATCGGAAGAGCGCTTTTGTGCGCGCGTGGACAGCTTTCTGCTCGACGGGATCGTGATCAATCATTGCCGGCTTGGGGCTCAGCGCTTTTCGCGTTCGGCTGCGCGTATCGCGCGTGACGGCATCGATCACTATCAGATTCACGTATTCTTGCGCGGTTCGGTGGAGATGGAGTGCGGGTCGCGGTGCATTGGCGCCGGCGCAGGAGACTTCGTGGTGCTCGATCACGGGGACACATTCAGCTCGCGCACGACCGACTATGAAATCCTGAACGTGTTCATACCGCGCCGGCGGCTGGCACCGCTGCTGAAAGCGCCGGACAGTGTACATGGACACGTGTTCGATTCCGATAGCGGCGCCGGGCGGCTCTTGCGTGACTACATCGTGTCTCTTTGCCAGGTGTCGGGCGGGCTATCGCTGGCCGAAGCTCCTACTGCCGCGCAGCCGCTGGTCGAGCTGGCGGCACTGGCCATGAATGGCAGCATGGTGCCGGTGGAAGACCCGCCCGGCATCGCCGATCATACGCTATTGCTCAAGGCCCAGACCTACATAAAGGACAATCTGTCTCTGCTCTCGCTGGGGCCGGAACGGGTCGCCCATGCCGCCGGTGTGTCGCGGGCCCGGCTGTACCGGCTTTTCGAGCCGTGTGGCGGGATTGCCTGCTATATCCGGGAAATGCGCTTGCGCCGGGCTTTTACAGATCTTGCCTCGCCCGCCAGCCAGCACCGCCAGATCGCCGACATCGCCTATGCCTGGGGCTTTGCAGATGCGGCGCATTTCTCGCGCTGCTTCCGTGCGCGCTTTGGCGTCAGCCCGTCCTGCATCCGCTCGTCTCACGCCGATGCCAGTCCTGTTGACGTGCGTGTCAGCCAGGAGTTTGGCGATACGAAATACGCGTTCTGGATCGGTGCCATCGCCTGA
- a CDS encoding amidohydrolase family protein, whose product MRATSLRIGMLISVLLVVAGYAGAMADETEWTDRYVILSGDEQTGYLHVREENGAAQLEYFVDNNGRGPKNSQHIVFNPDGIPVSWTITGESTFGDPVNEFMRWEDGMFEWRSQADSGHIEAATPPLYVANDSSPWSLGIYTRVLMNLAERSLDVIPGGTLSAEPVETITVAGQDMTIWQIGGLDMAPSHIVLDRNGRFIGTAGGGIIHEDFRDAREELLRVGQELSQARLDNLHTGLAHTFDGPLRIRNAHVFDPHTAGITGPHAVTVFDGVITLIEPEAGAPDREGEYVIDAAGGYLVPGLHDMHVHMNAQNGLFHLAAGVTSVRDQGNNPERLHQLMRQIDSGEMPGPRIVPNGMLEGRSPFSVRNGLLAGSLDEALEIVRWYAERGYFQIKIYNSIHPDWVQPIIDESRRLGIGVSGHVPAFVTPDQAIGGGYDDIAHINQLMLGWVLNEGEDTRTPLRLTAMARAADLDLGSDRVQRTVSAMRENAVALDTTAMVLELLMLSRAGEYPDNVRGHVEHMPVGYQRRRRVAHVTINTPEDDQRYRAAFQTLLDTLAMLHGEGIQLLPGTDAGTGFPLHRELELYVQAGIPAGETLALATLRAEEFLGRDQYLGSIERGKLADFFLIDDDPTQNISAIRQVRFVMRGEAGYMPAEIYTRLGVRPFGTPVEIRAPENRPGDDE is encoded by the coding sequence ATGCGTGCAACATCACTCCGGATCGGCATGCTCATCAGCGTCTTGCTGGTTGTGGCGGGCTATGCTGGCGCAATGGCCGATGAGACGGAATGGACCGACCGCTATGTGATCCTGTCTGGCGATGAGCAGACCGGCTATCTGCACGTGCGCGAGGAGAATGGCGCGGCCCAGCTGGAATACTTCGTCGACAATAACGGGCGCGGCCCGAAGAACAGCCAGCACATAGTGTTCAATCCGGACGGCATCCCGGTGAGCTGGACCATTACCGGCGAGAGCACGTTCGGCGACCCGGTCAACGAGTTCATGCGCTGGGAAGACGGCATGTTCGAGTGGCGCAGCCAGGCCGATTCCGGGCACATCGAAGCTGCTACGCCGCCGCTCTATGTCGCCAACGATTCCAGCCCGTGGTCACTGGGCATCTATACGCGCGTCCTGATGAACCTCGCAGAGCGCAGTCTCGACGTGATACCCGGCGGCACGCTCAGCGCGGAACCCGTGGAGACGATCACCGTCGCCGGCCAGGACATGACGATCTGGCAGATTGGCGGACTGGACATGGCGCCTTCCCATATCGTGCTGGACCGCAATGGACGCTTTATCGGCACGGCCGGTGGCGGGATCATTCACGAGGATTTCCGCGACGCCCGCGAGGAGTTGTTGCGCGTGGGCCAGGAGCTGTCGCAAGCCCGTCTCGACAACCTCCACACCGGGCTCGCTCACACGTTTGACGGACCACTACGCATCCGCAATGCGCATGTTTTCGATCCCCATACCGCCGGCATTACCGGACCGCACGCGGTGACTGTCTTCGACGGCGTGATCACCCTGATCGAGCCGGAGGCGGGTGCGCCTGACCGCGAGGGTGAATACGTGATCGATGCGGCCGGCGGCTATCTGGTGCCCGGCCTGCATGACATGCACGTGCATATGAACGCGCAGAACGGCCTGTTCCATCTTGCAGCGGGCGTCACCAGTGTGCGCGATCAGGGCAATAATCCCGAACGCCTGCACCAGCTGATGCGCCAGATCGATAGCGGGGAGATGCCCGGCCCGCGCATCGTGCCTAATGGCATGCTGGAAGGGCGCAGCCCCTTCTCGGTACGCAACGGGCTTCTGGCCGGTTCGCTGGATGAGGCGCTGGAAATTGTCCGCTGGTATGCCGAGCGGGGCTATTTCCAGATCAAGATATACAACTCGATCCATCCGGACTGGGTACAGCCCATCATTGATGAAAGCCGGCGCCTCGGCATTGGTGTCAGCGGGCATGTGCCCGCCTTCGTGACACCGGATCAGGCCATCGGTGGCGGCTATGACGATATCGCCCACATCAACCAGCTCATGCTGGGCTGGGTGCTCAACGAGGGTGAGGATACACGCACACCTCTGCGCCTGACAGCCATGGCCCGCGCCGCTGATCTCGACCTGGGAAGCGATCGCGTACAACGCACGGTAAGCGCCATGCGCGAGAACGCAGTGGCGCTCGATACCACTGCGATGGTTCTGGAATTGCTGATGCTCAGCCGTGCGGGCGAGTACCCGGATAATGTGCGCGGCCACGTTGAACATATGCCGGTCGGCTATCAGCGCCGCCGCCGGGTCGCTCATGTCACCATCAACACGCCAGAAGACGATCAGCGCTACCGTGCCGCCTTCCAGACATTGCTGGACACGCTGGCCATGCTGCATGGCGAAGGCATCCAGCTATTGCCGGGTACCGATGCGGGCACGGGCTTTCCCCTCCATCGCGAACTGGAACTTTACGTGCAGGCCGGCATTCCGGCCGGAGAAACGCTGGCACTCGCCACCCTGCGCGCAGAGGAGTTTCTGGGCCGTGACCAGTATCTGGGCAGTATCGAGCGCGGCAAGCTGGCCGACTTCTTCCTGATCGACGATGATCCGACCCAAAATATCAGCGCGATCCGTCAGGTCCGTTTCGTCATGCGGGGTGAGGCTGGCTATATGCCCGCCGAGATTTATACCCGGCTTGGCGTTCGCCCGTTCGGTACGCCGGTGGAGATACGCGCGCCTGAAAACCGGCCCGGTGACGACGAATGA
- a CDS encoding glycosyltransferase yields the protein MTGPGPSKDRNPERIAELEAELERLQSSARFQLGDLLISLRSPASWLQAPWRATRITRSLVARSGSRRLAIALEWGAGDRTFPDIAALPPAERRALARICAGRAASALPSSSSLEDLAALVSELRGYAENPAALFAQGAAHTPQPRPSNSRVLFVVRSALPAVRNGYALRTHALARALTQAGWSVCVAVLDQADGTQTDIDGVMYRGAGTHATRLGPEAWISARVEKVSRIAASFEPDIIHAASNFLCAAVASRAAAVHGTAWTYEVRGLWHITRSSVEPRFPGGPGFAFQNNAEREAIRQAKCVFTNGPALENWAREGGAQQTVSIPNGASDRPKPDDAAVQTLRLNWGAKPDMPVIGYLGKLTSYEGLPILMEASATLTRRGIQHRLVIAGDGPELGSLRQAGGARPDVVFTGLLDDGDAWTAAHAFNIHAVPRLDRPVTRLVPPLKPLDAMAAGRALVVSDLPSMADIIAAGAGIGCKAGDTKSLAAALARLIADEALRASTGEAGQRLVREQRSWTQAASKLAENWRGIAAAP from the coding sequence ATGACTGGCCCCGGCCCATCGAAAGACCGGAACCCGGAGCGTATTGCAGAACTCGAAGCGGAGCTCGAGCGGCTGCAATCCTCTGCGCGGTTCCAACTGGGCGACCTGCTGATCAGCCTGCGCTCGCCTGCCAGCTGGCTTCAGGCTCCGTGGCGAGCCACACGCATAACCCGTTCACTGGTAGCCCGCTCCGGATCCAGGCGTCTGGCGATTGCGCTGGAGTGGGGTGCAGGTGACAGGACATTCCCGGACATCGCTGCCCTTCCCCCCGCCGAACGCCGCGCCCTCGCACGCATCTGTGCAGGCCGGGCAGCGAGTGCGCTACCATCGTCCAGCTCACTGGAAGATCTGGCCGCACTGGTGAGCGAGCTTCGCGGATACGCGGAAAATCCGGCGGCACTGTTCGCACAGGGCGCCGCACACACCCCGCAACCACGCCCCTCCAACAGCCGGGTCTTGTTTGTAGTGCGTAGTGCGCTCCCGGCGGTACGCAATGGCTACGCCTTGCGCACTCACGCGCTGGCACGCGCGCTCACCCAGGCCGGTTGGAGTGTCTGTGTGGCCGTGCTTGACCAAGCTGACGGCACGCAGACGGACATTGACGGCGTGATGTATCGCGGCGCCGGAACGCACGCCACAAGGCTTGGCCCCGAAGCCTGGATTTCCGCCCGCGTGGAGAAAGTATCCCGCATCGCGGCCAGCTTCGAGCCGGACATCATCCATGCGGCTTCAAACTTCCTGTGTGCAGCGGTCGCCAGCCGGGCGGCAGCTGTCCACGGAACAGCGTGGACCTATGAGGTGCGCGGCCTCTGGCACATCACGCGCAGCAGCGTTGAACCGCGCTTTCCCGGCGGTCCGGGTTTCGCCTTTCAGAACAACGCCGAGCGCGAGGCTATCCGGCAGGCAAAATGCGTCTTCACCAACGGACCAGCTCTTGAGAATTGGGCGAGAGAGGGCGGAGCGCAACAAACCGTCAGCATCCCCAACGGCGCATCGGACCGGCCAAAGCCCGATGATGCGGCTGTCCAGACGCTGCGCCTGAACTGGGGTGCGAAGCCGGACATGCCGGTCATCGGCTATCTGGGAAAACTGACCAGCTATGAAGGCCTCCCGATACTGATGGAGGCCAGCGCCACGCTGACCAGACGCGGCATTCAGCATAGGCTGGTGATTGCAGGGGATGGCCCTGAGCTGGGCAGTTTGCGGCAGGCAGGTGGCGCCCGCCCCGATGTGGTGTTTACAGGTTTGCTGGACGACGGCGATGCCTGGACGGCGGCCCATGCATTCAACATCCATGCGGTTCCGCGGCTGGACCGGCCCGTGACCCGTCTGGTGCCCCCCTTGAAACCGCTTGATGCCATGGCCGCCGGACGCGCCCTCGTCGTGTCCGACCTGCCGTCCATGGCGGACATTATCGCTGCCGGAGCGGGCATTGGCTGCAAGGCAGGCGATACGAAAAGCCTGGCCGCAGCCCTTGCGCGGCTCATTGCAGACGAAGCGCTCCGGGCCTCAACGGGCGAGGCGGGGCAGCGTCTGGTGCGCGAGCAGCGCAGCTGGACTCAGGCCGCAAGCAAGCTGGCTGAGAACTGGCGCGGGATCGCCGCCGCGCCCTGA
- a CDS encoding S10 family peptidase, with protein sequence MGMTYRTARAIAFASLALAAISAAHAEPASFPVITHHEGVFNGEAVRYRALVEETVIPNADGNPAFSFVTTAYIGEDAGERSARPVVFLFNGGPTVPASWLHMGAFGPRRILPPARPADPVNDPGAMADNPHTVLDVADLVFIDPPGTGFSRILDETSTPEIQSVPGDARAASDFVIAWLQAHDRMDAPVFLIGESYGTIRAAAMTGLLHEQVNLEGVVLFGQALNMVETTQRARNALSYATNLSALAAIAAYHGQADMDGLTLEAFIDEAEAFAMHEYLLALVAGNTLDDDEARLIADRLERYTGISAAYYLANRLVISKPDFRRELLRDEGLILGVYDARYAGPAPEPGNPPSDPFGAVAAMVPVALQTHQREFLGLNRPFEEYSFRGPSSAGWDWGRTGGMTGGPFADYQHDIWIEQAMDANPRFRLMVGTGIYDTTTTIGPARYLAAQAGYPRERITLREYEGGHMAYTNEEALIAFTRDVRSFLTAH encoded by the coding sequence ATGGGAATGACGTACCGGACGGCAAGAGCCATAGCTTTCGCGAGCCTGGCGCTGGCTGCAATAAGCGCAGCCCATGCGGAGCCAGCCAGCTTTCCCGTCATCACTCACCATGAAGGCGTGTTCAATGGCGAGGCTGTGCGCTATCGCGCCCTTGTCGAGGAAACCGTCATCCCTAACGCGGACGGCAACCCCGCTTTCAGCTTCGTGACCACGGCCTATATAGGCGAGGATGCCGGAGAGCGCTCCGCGCGGCCGGTTGTCTTCCTGTTCAATGGCGGCCCCACCGTGCCTGCCAGCTGGCTGCATATGGGCGCGTTTGGCCCGCGCCGCATCCTGCCGCCTGCCCGCCCGGCCGATCCGGTAAACGATCCCGGCGCGATGGCGGATAATCCCCATACCGTGCTGGACGTGGCTGATCTGGTCTTCATCGACCCGCCAGGTACCGGCTTCAGCCGGATACTGGACGAAACCAGCACGCCGGAGATCCAGTCCGTGCCGGGCGATGCCCGTGCCGCCAGCGACTTCGTGATTGCCTGGCTGCAAGCCCATGACCGTATGGACGCGCCCGTTTTCCTGATCGGCGAAAGCTACGGCACCATTCGGGCCGCGGCGATGACCGGGCTATTGCATGAACAGGTCAATCTTGAAGGCGTGGTCCTGTTCGGTCAGGCGCTCAACATGGTGGAAACCACGCAGCGCGCGCGCAATGCGCTGTCCTACGCGACCAATCTCTCCGCTCTGGCGGCCATCGCCGCCTATCACGGGCAGGCGGACATGGACGGGCTCACGCTGGAAGCCTTTATCGACGAGGCCGAGGCGTTCGCGATGCACGAATATCTGCTGGCGCTGGTGGCGGGCAATACGCTTGACGATGATGAAGCACGCCTGATCGCAGATCGTCTGGAGCGCTATACGGGTATCTCAGCGGCGTATTATCTCGCCAACCGGCTGGTTATATCCAAGCCGGACTTCCGGCGCGAACTCTTGCGCGATGAGGGCCTGATCCTCGGCGTATATGATGCGCGCTATGCAGGCCCCGCCCCGGAGCCGGGCAATCCGCCATCCGATCCGTTTGGAGCCGTTGCCGCGATGGTGCCGGTGGCACTGCAAACGCATCAGCGTGAATTTCTGGGATTGAACCGTCCCTTTGAGGAATACAGCTTTCGCGGCCCTTCCTCGGCGGGCTGGGATTGGGGCCGTACAGGCGGCATGACCGGCGGACCCTTTGCCGACTATCAGCACGATATATGGATCGAGCAGGCGATGGACGCCAATCCGCGCTTCCGCCTGATGGTAGGCACAGGCATCTACGACACCACCACCACGATCGGCCCGGCCCGCTATCTCGCCGCGCAGGCAGGCTATCCACGCGAGCGGATCACCCTGCGCGAGTATGAGGGCGGGCACATGGCCTATACCAATGAGGAGGCGCTGATCGCGTTTACGCGTGATGTGCGCTCGTTCCTGACCGCACATTAG
- a CDS encoding peptidase M61 → MIDLFRCLLAGLLLACLAGTGDARAGEPALHVSLLPGAEAPGGDVTHIDVDIRFEAGGNGPDAPLLALARIYANVDTVAATMTGFEVSDALGPLALTVEDEPDGLVAFRRWLPEREVSGEVRVRYRAPVTNALPARGAAPPYDLRTEGGGVSGAGGAFLALPADGRDYGITLNWDVSALGAHASASGSFGDGDVVLPAGSVSRLNRAFFMAGPLNRYQPAGEEGGRFAAAWLGDPPFDADELMGWTARLHAWMDDFFPAGDDAPYRVFLRHNPVNAGGGIAMINSFLVTFNDATRADSLKSTLAHEMVHTWAGGLEGPDNAWFSEGVAVHYQRLLPWRAGMIGAEAFLDDLNSTAARYFTNALIDTPNGEIAARFWEDTRIRVLPYDRGAMYLAVLDALIRERPGGARSVDDLVFETILARHEGRAMDEAGWVELLRAELGEEGVSLHGAMMAGAVMTPPSDAFGPCFERVEHDFRRFDLGFEPASLNASPRIIRGLDPASEAYRAGLREGDEVLVPVPQDSIQADQYATLTLQVRRGDARHAITFLPRGDTVPAWQWQHAGYNGTCGLD, encoded by the coding sequence ATGATCGATCTCTTCCGCTGTCTCCTTGCCGGCCTCCTGCTTGCCTGTCTTGCCGGTACAGGCGATGCGCGGGCCGGAGAGCCGGCGCTGCATGTCAGCCTGTTACCGGGCGCAGAGGCACCGGGCGGGGATGTCACCCATATCGATGTGGACATACGCTTCGAGGCCGGGGGCAACGGGCCGGACGCGCCGTTGCTGGCGCTGGCACGCATCTACGCCAATGTCGACACCGTGGCCGCCACGATGACGGGTTTTGAGGTTAGCGATGCGCTCGGCCCGCTCGCGCTGACAGTCGAAGACGAGCCTGATGGGTTGGTGGCCTTTCGCCGCTGGCTGCCGGAGCGCGAGGTTTCGGGCGAGGTGAGGGTGCGTTACCGTGCGCCTGTCACCAATGCGTTGCCCGCGCGCGGGGCGGCCCCGCCCTATGATTTGCGCACCGAAGGTGGCGGCGTCTCCGGGGCGGGCGGGGCCTTTCTGGCGCTTCCTGCGGATGGGCGCGATTACGGCATCACGCTCAACTGGGATGTCTCGGCGCTGGGCGCTCATGCCAGCGCGTCAGGCAGTTTCGGTGACGGGGATGTAGTGCTGCCCGCCGGTTCGGTTTCGCGCCTGAACCGGGCCTTCTTCATGGCAGGCCCCTTGAACAGGTATCAGCCTGCGGGCGAGGAGGGCGGCCGGTTTGCGGCGGCGTGGCTGGGTGATCCGCCCTTCGATGCGGACGAACTCATGGGCTGGACGGCTCGCCTGCATGCTTGGATGGATGACTTCTTTCCCGCAGGCGATGACGCGCCCTACCGCGTCTTCCTGCGCCATAACCCGGTCAATGCCGGGGGCGGGATAGCCATGATCAACTCCTTCCTTGTCACCTTCAATGACGCAACCCGTGCCGACAGCCTGAAATCGACGCTGGCCCATGAGATGGTCCACACATGGGCGGGCGGGCTGGAGGGACCGGACAATGCCTGGTTTTCCGAAGGCGTAGCCGTCCATTACCAGCGCCTTCTGCCCTGGCGGGCGGGCATGATCGGGGCGGAGGCGTTTCTGGACGATCTCAATAGCACTGCCGCGCGCTATTTCACCAACGCGCTGATCGATACGCCCAATGGCGAGATTGCCGCTCGCTTCTGGGAAGACACCCGAATCCGCGTGCTGCCCTATGACCGGGGCGCAATGTATTTGGCGGTGCTCGACGCCTTGATCCGTGAGCGGCCGGGCGGTGCGCGCAGCGTGGACGATCTGGTGTTCGAGACGATTCTGGCCCGGCATGAGGGCCGCGCGATGGACGAGGCGGGCTGGGTCGAACTGCTCCGCGCCGAGCTGGGCGAGGAGGGGGTCAGCCTTCATGGGGCGATGATGGCGGGTGCGGTAATGACACCGCCCTCTGATGCGTTCGGCCCCTGCTTTGAACGCGTGGAACACGATTTCAGGCGTTTTGATCTGGGGTTTGAGCCTGCCTCTCTTAACGCCAGCCCGCGCATCATTCGCGGGCTCGACCCAGCCTCAGAAGCCTATCGCGCGGGGTTGCGGGAAGGGGATGAGGTGCTGGTGCCGGTGCCGCAGGACTCCATTCAGGCCGACCAGTACGCCACACTGACCTTGCAGGTGCGCCGCGGCGACGCCCGCCATGCCATCACCTTCCTGCCTCGGGGCGACACCGTCCCTGCCTGGCAGTGGCAGCATGCCGGCTATAACGGGACGTGTGGCCTCGACTGA
- a CDS encoding Lrp/AsnC family transcriptional regulator has product MSGKLDAIDVKILQQLQKDCTISTSELAERVGLSQSPCWRRVQRLREEGYIRAEVALLDPEKLGYQLHVFAQLKVSYLTDADREKFIRAIASIPEVVECYSILGERDALIKVLAPDIRWYQDFIFQRILKLPGVQDISSIVALSEMKNTTALPVHAD; this is encoded by the coding sequence ATGTCCGGCAAACTCGACGCAATCGACGTGAAGATTCTCCAGCAGCTGCAGAAAGACTGCACCATTTCCACCTCCGAACTGGCCGAGCGGGTGGGCCTGTCGCAATCGCCGTGCTGGCGCCGTGTGCAGCGCCTGCGCGAAGAGGGCTATATCCGCGCTGAAGTGGCCCTGCTCGACCCGGAAAAGCTGGGCTATCAGCTGCACGTCTTCGCCCAGCTCAAAGTGTCCTATCTCACTGATGCAGATCGGGAAAAATTCATCCGGGCCATCGCCTCAATCCCCGAAGTGGTGGAGTGCTATTCCATTCTGGGGGAACGCGATGCGCTGATAAAGGTGCTCGCGCCCGATATACGCTGGTATCAGGACTTCATCTTCCAGCGCATTCTCAAGCTTCCCGGCGTGCAGGACATCAGTTCCATCGTCGCGCTCTCGGAGATGAAGAACACCACCGCCCTGCCCGTACACGCCGATTAG
- a CDS encoding pyridoxal phosphate-dependent aminotransferase translates to MTPGVSSDLFDFADFASWSRALYRQKPPVARSSFLFDSAPEEPTDLLTGIVRDAFCDGVTDRFASVFGRGNPFALKALAKRYGATEAEIICTTGASSAVAMVLRALIQPGDLVLAERPGFDVLEILAADSGARVESFTRTGPRYEVDLDRLREAVKARPRLIMLSNLHNPSGHVLTPAGLQAVAAIAGEVGALVLVDEVYADFAEALGYPHAASLAPNLITVNSLSKVFSLFSLRFGWIIAEEGLAARISRANASREFGISKLGHAVAALVLENPQPFADRWRSILEPNRAVLARHVDAMKSDGLIAGEIPENGCVYFPSVTGESDTRAVARAVWQAEQILVAPGEFFGEPGHIRLGFGMETAALDHGLARLHAALRSRRDANVRSGTSAHHA, encoded by the coding sequence ATGACGCCGGGCGTATCCTCGGACCTGTTCGATTTCGCCGACTTCGCGAGCTGGAGCCGTGCGCTGTACCGGCAGAAACCGCCTGTCGCGCGGTCCAGCTTTCTGTTTGACAGTGCGCCTGAAGAACCTACCGATCTGCTGACCGGCATTGTCCGCGATGCGTTCTGTGACGGCGTGACGGACCGTTTTGCCAGCGTGTTCGGGCGCGGTAATCCGTTTGCTCTCAAGGCGCTCGCCAAACGCTATGGCGCAACCGAAGCCGAGATCATATGCACGACGGGTGCGTCGAGCGCGGTCGCCATGGTGCTGCGTGCGCTGATCCAGCCAGGCGATCTGGTGCTTGCCGAAAGGCCGGGTTTTGACGTGCTGGAAATTCTTGCCGCCGATTCCGGAGCGCGTGTGGAATCCTTCACCCGCACCGGCCCGCGCTACGAGGTGGATCTGGACAGACTCCGCGAGGCCGTGAAGGCACGTCCGCGTCTGATCATGCTGTCCAATCTGCATAATCCGTCCGGCCATGTACTGACGCCTGCCGGATTGCAGGCCGTCGCCGCGATAGCCGGCGAGGTGGGTGCGCTGGTGCTGGTGGACGAGGTATATGCCGATTTCGCCGAGGCGCTGGGTTATCCTCATGCCGCGTCGCTGGCCCCGAACCTCATCACGGTGAACAGTCTTAGCAAGGTGTTCAGCCTGTTCTCGCTGCGCTTTGGCTGGATCATTGCCGAGGAGGGGCTGGCCGCGCGGATTTCCCGTGCCAATGCCTCGCGCGAGTTCGGCATATCCAAGCTCGGCCACGCGGTGGCAGCGCTGGTTCTGGAGAACCCGCAACCCTTCGCAGATCGCTGGCGCTCCATTCTTGAGCCGAACCGGGCGGTGCTCGCCAGGCATGTCGATGCGATGAAGTCAGACGGGCTGATAGCAGGCGAAATTCCAGAAAATGGCTGCGTCTACTTCCCCAGCGTGACTGGCGAGAGCGATACCCGCGCCGTGGCGCGCGCCGTGTGGCAGGCCGAGCAAATTCTGGTGGCGCCCGGCGAGTTTTTCGGCGAGCCGGGTCATATCCGGCTGGGCTTCGGGATGGAGACTGCGGCGCTGGACCATGGTCTTGCCCGCCTGCACGCGGCGCTGCGTTCCCGGCGTGACGCTAATGTGCGGTCAGGAACGAGCGCACATCACGCGTAA
- a CDS encoding glycosyltransferase → MKILLIARHFPPTVSGGSRRAYTMAAGLRAVGAEVRVVAPQSECGGGDVDYEVHHPNVSPPQGPPAPPRLKDYLREWLLLPDPDVRWARRAAGAALQAGWQPDWVITSAPPESIHECGLILQRKLGCRWLADFRDHWLDSPLRPIRHSAFRRVIERHWARRYLGAADLVTSVNARIDEELAGLAPGTVQKRRVLPQAADPAPGTMKLKDSSRHAVHTGSFSLSDPNRRIESFIDMVREAKSLNGGLVVHLAGRLTQAEQAAAANAGLGDTIVLHGVLPLARAREL, encoded by the coding sequence ATGAAGATTCTGCTGATCGCCAGACATTTTCCGCCAACGGTTTCGGGCGGATCGCGGCGGGCATACACCATGGCGGCGGGCCTTCGCGCAGTCGGGGCCGAGGTGCGGGTGGTTGCGCCCCAATCGGAATGCGGCGGCGGGGATGTTGATTATGAAGTGCATCATCCCAACGTCTCACCGCCGCAAGGTCCGCCGGCACCGCCCCGGCTCAAGGATTATTTGCGTGAGTGGCTATTGTTGCCCGACCCCGATGTTCGCTGGGCTCGCCGTGCCGCGGGGGCCGCACTTCAAGCCGGCTGGCAGCCTGACTGGGTCATCACCAGCGCGCCGCCGGAATCCATTCACGAGTGTGGTCTGATCCTGCAGCGCAAGCTGGGATGCCGGTGGCTCGCAGACTTTCGCGACCACTGGCTTGACAGCCCGCTTCGCCCGATCCGGCACAGCGCGTTCAGGCGCGTCATTGAGCGGCACTGGGCTCGCCGCTATCTCGGCGCGGCTGACCTGGTGACGAGTGTCAACGCGCGTATCGACGAAGAGCTGGCCGGGCTGGCGCCGGGCACAGTGCAAAAGCGGCGTGTATTGCCGCAGGCCGCTGATCCAGCCCCCGGCACAATGAAACTGAAGGACAGCTCGCGTCATGCCGTACACACAGGCTCGTTCAGCCTGTCAGACCCAAACCGGCGGATAGAGAGCTTCATCGACATGGTGCGGGAAGCAAAGTCTCTCAATGGCGGCCTTGTTGTGCATCTCGCGGGGCGCCTTACACAGGCTGAGCAGGCTGCGGCTGCCAATGCCGGGCTGGGCGACACGATCGTATTGCATGGAGTATTGCCGCTTGCCCGCGCGCGGGAGCTTTAG